A genomic region of Zalophus californianus isolate mZalCal1 chromosome 11, mZalCal1.pri.v2, whole genome shotgun sequence contains the following coding sequences:
- the MPZL3 gene encoding LOW QUALITY PROTEIN: myelin protein zero-like protein 3 (The sequence of the model RefSeq protein was modified relative to this genomic sequence to represent the inferred CDS: inserted 1 base in 1 codon), which produces MQQSGAAGGRGCALFPLLGFLFFQGVQVVLSLEIKADAHVRGYVGEKIKLKCTFKSTSSVTDKLTIDWTYRPPSSSRTESIFHYQSFQYPTTAGTFQDRISWVGDVYKGDASISISSPTLKDNGTFSCAVKNXPDVHHNIPVTELTVTERGFGTMFSSVALLSVLVFLPSAVVVVLLLVRMVRKSEGLQKMSKSGYKKSSIEVSDETDQEEGHDCMARLCVRCAECLDSDYEEAY; this is translated from the exons ATGCAGCAGAGCGGAGCTGCTGGAGGCCGTGGCTGCGCTCTGTTCCCACTGCTGGGCTTTTTGTTCTTCCAGG GTGTTCAAGTCGTCCTTTCCTTGGAGATTAAAGCAGATGCCCATGTCCGGGGTTATGTAGGAGAGAAGATCAAGTTGAAATGCACCTTCAAGTCGACTTCATCTGTCACTGACAAACTCACCATAGACTGGACGTACCGACCCCCCAGCAGCAGTCGTACAGAATCA atttttcattaTCAGTCCTTCCAGTACCCAACCACAGCAGGTACATTTCAGGATCGAATTTCCTGGGTTGGAGATGTATACAAAGGGGATGCGTCTATAAGCATAAGCAGCCCTACCCTAAAGGACAATGGGACATTCAGCTGTGCTGTGAAGA CCCCAGATGTGCACCATAATATTCCTGTGACGGAGCTAACAGTCACAGAAAGGG GTTTTGGCACCATGTTCTCCTCGGTGGCGCTCCTCTCCGTCCTTGTCTTCCTGCCCTCAGCCGTGGTGGTGGTTCTGCTGCTGGTGAGGATGGTGAGGAAGTCTGAGGGGCTGCAGAAGATGAGCAAGTCTGGCTATAAGAAGTCATCTATTGAGGTTTCAGATGA GACGGACCAAGAGGAGGGGCATGACTGCATGGCGAGGCTTTGTGTTCGTTGTGCGGAGTGCCTG GACTCAGACTATGAAGAGGCATATTGA